The Carassius gibelio isolate Cgi1373 ecotype wild population from Czech Republic chromosome B12, carGib1.2-hapl.c, whole genome shotgun sequence genome has a segment encoding these proteins:
- the LOC127969436 gene encoding complement C1q tumor necrosis factor-related protein 1, translating into MFGPAKMKMLISSLVLLMVVFAKWVEPYIAHYRDVDQDTYEPREHQRSPEYYRDGSGTECRRCCDPAEEAPQYASPYPQYNIVPQINITILKGEKGDTGVRGPYGKMGKSGQSGARGPHGMKGNKGSIGSPGEPCKSYYAAFSVGRKKALHSNDYYQTMIFDTEYVNLYGHFNMFTGKFFCYVPGIYFFSLNAHTWNQKETYLHLMKNEQEMAILYAQPSDRSIMQSQSLMLELERDDQVWIRLYKGERENAVFSDDFDTYITFSGYLIKAKSEG; encoded by the exons ATGTTTGGACCTGCCAAAATGAAG ATGCTGATTTCGAGCCTGGTACTACTGATGGTGGTGTTTGCCAAATGGGTTGAGCCGTATATTGCACATTACCGGGATGTGGACCAAGACACATATGAGCCCAGAGAACACCAGAGATCCCCAGAATACTACAGAGATGGCAG TGGAACCGAGTGCAGGCGATGCTGTGACCCTGCAGAGGAGGCCCCACAGTATGCCAGTCCATACCCACAGTACAATATTGTGCCACAGATAAACATCACCATCCTAAAAG GGGAGAAGGGAGACACTGGCGTCCGAGGACCTTATGGGAAAATGGGCAAGTCTGGGCAAAGTGGAGCCCGAGGTCCCCATGGCATGAAGGGAAACAAAGGCAGCATTGGTTCTCCTGGAGAACCCTGCAAGTCCTACTACGCTGCCTTCTCCGTGGGCCGCAAGAAGGCACTGCACAGTAACGATTACTACCAAACCATGATCTTTGACACAGAATATGTCAACTTGTACGGCCATTTCAACATGTTCACTGGCAAGTTCTTTTGCTATGTCCCCGGCATCTATTTCTTCAGCCTGAATGCGCACACTTGGAACCAAAAGGAAACATACCTGCATCTGATGAAGAATGAGCAAGAGATGGCCATCTTGTACGCTCAGCCCAGTGACCGCTCCATCATGCAGAGCCAGAGCCTCATGCTGGAGCTGGAGAGGGACGATCAGGTCTGGATTCGGCTTTATAAGGGCGAGAGAGAGAACGCTGTGTTCAGTGATGACTTTGACACCTACATCACATTTAGTGGTTACCTTATTAAGGCAAAGTCAGAGGGTTAA